One stretch of Caloenas nicobarica isolate bCalNic1 chromosome 4, bCalNic1.hap1, whole genome shotgun sequence DNA includes these proteins:
- the PCDH10 gene encoding protocadherin-10 isoform X2 yields MIVLFLFALLWMVEGALCQLHYTVQEEQEHGTFVGNIAEDLGLDITKLSARRFQTAPNSRSPYLELNLETGVLYVNEKIDREQICKQSPSCLLHLEVFLENPLELFRVEIEVLDINDNPPSFPEPDLTVEISESATPGTRFPLESAFDPDVGTNSLRTYEITPNSYFSLDVQTQGDGNRFAELVLDKPLDREQQAVHRYVLTAVDGGQPQQRTGTALLTIRVLDSNDNVPAFEQPVYTVSLPENSPPGTLVLQLNATDPDEGQNGEVIYSFSSHISARARELFGIAPRTGRLEVSGELDYEESSVYQVYVQAKDLGPNAVPAHCKVLVRVLDANDNAPEISFSTVKEAVSEAAAPGTVVALFSVSDRDSEENGQVQCELLQGDVPFRLKSSFKNYYTIVTEGPLDREQAGGDAYTLTVVARDRGEPPLSTSKSIQVRVSDVNDNAPRFSQPVYQVYVSENNVPGAYIYAVSATDRDQGANAQLAYSILESQIQGMSVFTYVSINSENGFLYALRSFDYEQLKEFSFQVEARDAGEEPQPLASNATVNIIVVDQNDNAPAIVSPLPGRNGTPAREALPRGAEPGYLVSRVAAVDADDGENARLTYSIVRGNEASLFRMDWRTGELRTARRVPAKRDPQRPYELVIEVRDHGQPPLSSTAAIQVVLVDGAAERPGGGGGLGAGAGAGGGGGSGSGEHRPSRSGGDTSLDLTLILIIALGSVSFIFLLAMIVLAVRCQKEKKLNIYTCLASDCCLGCCCCCPCCSRQARARKKKLSKSDIMLVQSSNVPSNPAQVPVEESGSFGSHHHNQNYCYQVCLTPESAKTDLMFLKPCSPSRSTDAEHNPCGAIVTGYADQQPDIISNGSILSSETKHQRAELSYLVDRPRRVNSSAFQEADIVSSKDSGHGDSEQGDSDHDATNRGQSSGMDLFSNCTEECKALGHSDRCWMPSFVPSDGRQAADYRSNLHVPGMDSVPDTEVFETPEAQPGAERSFSTFGKEKALHNTLERKELDGLLSNTRAPYKPPYLTLAISGSQSGL; encoded by the exons ATGATTGTGCTATTCCTCTTTGCCTTGCTCTGGATGGTGGAGGGGGCCCTTTGCCAGCTCCATTACACGGTGCAAGAAGAGCAGGAGCATGGCACGTTCGTGGGGAATATCGCCGAGGACCTGGGCTTGGACATTACAAAACTTTCGGCTCGCCGCTTCCAGACGGCGCCCAACTCCCGCAGCCCTTACCTGGAACTCAACCTGGAGACCGGGGTGCTCTACGTGAATGAGAAGATCGACCGGGAGCAGATCTGCAAGCAGagcccctcctgcctgctgcaccTGGAGGTCTTCCTAGAGAACCCCCTCGAGCTGTTCCGAGTGGAGATCGAGGTGCTGGACATCAACGACAATCCGCCCTCCTTCCCGGAGCCCGACCTCACCGTGGAGATCTCGGAGAGCGCCACGCCGGGCACCCGCTTCCCCCTGGAGAGCGCGTTCGACCCCGACGTGGGCACCAACTCGCTGCGCACCTACGAGATCACCCCCAACAGCTACTTCTCTCTCGACGTGCAGACGCAGGGGGACGGCAACCGCTTCGCCGAGCTGGTGCTGGACAAGCCCCTGGACCGGGAGCAGCAAGCGGTGCACCGCTACGTGCTGACCGCAGTGGACGgcgggcagccccagcagcgcaCCGGTACCGCCCTGCTCACcatcagggtgctggactccAATGACAACGTCCCCGCCTTCGAGCAGCCCGTCTACACTGTGTCCCTGCCGGAGAACTCGCCGCCGGGAACCCTGGTGCTGCAGCTCAACGCCACCGACCCCGATGAGGGCCAAAACGGCGAGGTGATCTACTCCTTCAGCAGCCACATCTCGGCCCGCGCCCGGGAGCTCTTCGGCATCGCGCCGCGCACTGGGCGGCTGGAGGTGAGCGGCGAGCTGGACTACGAGGAAAGTAGCGTGTACCAAGTGTACGTGCAAGCCAAGGACCTGGGACCCAACGCCGTGCCAGCGCACTGCAAGGTGCTGGTGCGGGTACTGGACGCCAACGACAACGCGCCCGAGATCAGCTTCTCCACCGTCAAGGAGGCGGTGAGcgaggcggcggcgccgggTACCGTGGTCGCCCTCTTCAGCGTCTCGGACCGTGACTCAGAGGAGAACGGGCAGGTGCAGTGCGAGCTGCTGCAGGGTGACGTGCCTTTCCGCCTCAAGAGCTCCTTCAAGAACTACTACACCATCGTCACCGAGGGGCCGCTGGACCGCGAGCAGGCAGGCGGCGACGCCTACACCCTCACCGTGGTGGCCCGGGACCGCGGCGAGCCGCCGCTGAGCACCAGCAAGTCCATCCAGGTGCGGGTGAGCGACGTGAACGACAACGCGCCGCGCTTCAGCCAGCCCGTCTACCAGGTCTACGTGAGCGAGAACAACGTGCCCGGAGCCTACATCTACGCCGTCAGCGCCACCGACCGGGACCAGGGCGCCAACGCCCAGCTCGCCTACTCCATCCTGGAGAGCCAGATCCAGGGCATGTCCGTCTTCACCTACGTCTCCATCAACTCCGAGAACGGCTTCCTCTACGCCCTCCGCTCCTTCGACTATGAGCAGCTCAAAGAGTTCAGCTTCCAGGTGGAGGCCCGCGACGCCGGCGAGGAGCCGCAGCCGCTGGCCAGCAATGCCACCGTCAACATCATCGTGGTGGACCAGAACGACAACGCCCCCGCCATCGTCAGCCCCCTGCCCGGCCGCAACGGCACCCCGGCGCGGGAGGCGCTGCCCCGCGGCGCCGAGCCGGGCTACCTGGTGAGCCGGGTGGCGGCGGTGGACGCCGACGACGGGGAGAACGCCCGCCTCACCTACAGCATCGTGCGGGGCAACGAGGCCAGCCTCTTCCGCATGGACTGGCGCACAGGGGAGCTGCGGACGGCGCGCAGGGTGCCGGCCAAGCGCGACCCCCAGCGCCCCTACGAGCTGGTCATCGAGGTGCGGGACCACGGGCAGCCGCCGCTCTCCTCAACCGCCGCCATCCAGGTGGTGCTGGTGGACGGCGCGGCCgagcggcccggcggcggcggtggcctgggcgcgggggcgggcgcggggggcggcggtgGCAGCGGCTCCGGTGAACATCGCCCCAGCCGCTCCGGGGGGGACACCTCCCTCGACCTCACTCTCATCCTCATCATCGCTCTGGGCTCCGtctccttcatcttcctgctgGCCATGATCGTGCTGGCCGTGCGCTGCCAGAAGGAGAAGAAGCTCAACATCTACACCTGCCTGGCCAGCGACTGctgcctgggctgctgctgctgttgcccCTGCTGCAGCCGCCAGGCGCGGGCCCGCAAGAAGAAGCTCAGCAAGTCGGACATCATGCTGGTGCAGAGCTCCAACGTGCCCAGCAACCCGGCCCAGGTGCCGGTGGAGGAGTCGGGCAGCTTCGGCTCCCACCACCACAACCAGAACTACTGCTACCAGGTCTGCCTCACCCCCGAGTCCGCCAAGACCGACCTGATGTTCCTCAAGCCCTGCAGCCCTTCCCGCAGCACCGACGCGGAGCACAACCCCTGCGGGGCCATCGTGACCGGCtacgccgaccagcagccagaCATCATCTCCAACGGCAGCATTTTGTCCAGCGAG ACAAAACATCAGCGTGCTGAGCTCAGTTACCTAGTTGACAGACCCCGACGGGTAAACAG TTCTGCATTCCAGGAAGCAGACATAGTAAGCTCTAAGGACAGTGGTCATGGAGACAGTGAGCAAGGAGACAGTGATCATGATGCCACTAATCGAGGTCAATCCTCTG GCATGGATCTCTTCTCCAATTGCACAGAGGAATGTAAAGCACTGGGCCACTCAGATCGGTGCTGGATGCCTTCCTTTGTTCCGTCTGATGGACGCCAAGCTGCAGATTACCGCAGCAATCTGCATGTACCTGGCATGGACTCCGTTCCAGACACTGAAGTGTTTGAAACACCAGAAGCCCAGCCGGGGGCAGAAAGGTCCTTCTCCACCTTCGGCAAAGAGAAGGCCCTTCACAACACTCTGGAGAGGAAGGAGTTGGATGGACTGCTGTCTAATACACGAGCGCCTTACAAACCACCATATTTGA
- the PCDH10 gene encoding protocadherin-10 isoform X1, whose product MIVLFLFALLWMVEGALCQLHYTVQEEQEHGTFVGNIAEDLGLDITKLSARRFQTAPNSRSPYLELNLETGVLYVNEKIDREQICKQSPSCLLHLEVFLENPLELFRVEIEVLDINDNPPSFPEPDLTVEISESATPGTRFPLESAFDPDVGTNSLRTYEITPNSYFSLDVQTQGDGNRFAELVLDKPLDREQQAVHRYVLTAVDGGQPQQRTGTALLTIRVLDSNDNVPAFEQPVYTVSLPENSPPGTLVLQLNATDPDEGQNGEVIYSFSSHISARARELFGIAPRTGRLEVSGELDYEESSVYQVYVQAKDLGPNAVPAHCKVLVRVLDANDNAPEISFSTVKEAVSEAAAPGTVVALFSVSDRDSEENGQVQCELLQGDVPFRLKSSFKNYYTIVTEGPLDREQAGGDAYTLTVVARDRGEPPLSTSKSIQVRVSDVNDNAPRFSQPVYQVYVSENNVPGAYIYAVSATDRDQGANAQLAYSILESQIQGMSVFTYVSINSENGFLYALRSFDYEQLKEFSFQVEARDAGEEPQPLASNATVNIIVVDQNDNAPAIVSPLPGRNGTPAREALPRGAEPGYLVSRVAAVDADDGENARLTYSIVRGNEASLFRMDWRTGELRTARRVPAKRDPQRPYELVIEVRDHGQPPLSSTAAIQVVLVDGAAERPGGGGGLGAGAGAGGGGGSGSGEHRPSRSGGDTSLDLTLILIIALGSVSFIFLLAMIVLAVRCQKEKKLNIYTCLASDCCLGCCCCCPCCSRQARARKKKLSKSDIMLVQSSNVPSNPAQVPVEESGSFGSHHHNQNYCYQVCLTPESAKTDLMFLKPCSPSRSTDAEHNPCGAIVTGYADQQPDIISNGSILSSETKHQRAELSYLVDRPRRVNSSAFQEADIVSSKDSGHGDSEQGDSDHDATNRGQSSGMDLFSNCTEECKALGHSDRCWMPSFVPSDGRQAADYRSNLHVPGMDSVPDTEVFETPEAQPGAERSFSTFGKEKALHNTLERKELDGLLSNTRAPYKPPYLKHGWQQSNPHPTSPSPSPSRVSHPLPGYTTTKALAISGSQSGL is encoded by the exons ATGATTGTGCTATTCCTCTTTGCCTTGCTCTGGATGGTGGAGGGGGCCCTTTGCCAGCTCCATTACACGGTGCAAGAAGAGCAGGAGCATGGCACGTTCGTGGGGAATATCGCCGAGGACCTGGGCTTGGACATTACAAAACTTTCGGCTCGCCGCTTCCAGACGGCGCCCAACTCCCGCAGCCCTTACCTGGAACTCAACCTGGAGACCGGGGTGCTCTACGTGAATGAGAAGATCGACCGGGAGCAGATCTGCAAGCAGagcccctcctgcctgctgcaccTGGAGGTCTTCCTAGAGAACCCCCTCGAGCTGTTCCGAGTGGAGATCGAGGTGCTGGACATCAACGACAATCCGCCCTCCTTCCCGGAGCCCGACCTCACCGTGGAGATCTCGGAGAGCGCCACGCCGGGCACCCGCTTCCCCCTGGAGAGCGCGTTCGACCCCGACGTGGGCACCAACTCGCTGCGCACCTACGAGATCACCCCCAACAGCTACTTCTCTCTCGACGTGCAGACGCAGGGGGACGGCAACCGCTTCGCCGAGCTGGTGCTGGACAAGCCCCTGGACCGGGAGCAGCAAGCGGTGCACCGCTACGTGCTGACCGCAGTGGACGgcgggcagccccagcagcgcaCCGGTACCGCCCTGCTCACcatcagggtgctggactccAATGACAACGTCCCCGCCTTCGAGCAGCCCGTCTACACTGTGTCCCTGCCGGAGAACTCGCCGCCGGGAACCCTGGTGCTGCAGCTCAACGCCACCGACCCCGATGAGGGCCAAAACGGCGAGGTGATCTACTCCTTCAGCAGCCACATCTCGGCCCGCGCCCGGGAGCTCTTCGGCATCGCGCCGCGCACTGGGCGGCTGGAGGTGAGCGGCGAGCTGGACTACGAGGAAAGTAGCGTGTACCAAGTGTACGTGCAAGCCAAGGACCTGGGACCCAACGCCGTGCCAGCGCACTGCAAGGTGCTGGTGCGGGTACTGGACGCCAACGACAACGCGCCCGAGATCAGCTTCTCCACCGTCAAGGAGGCGGTGAGcgaggcggcggcgccgggTACCGTGGTCGCCCTCTTCAGCGTCTCGGACCGTGACTCAGAGGAGAACGGGCAGGTGCAGTGCGAGCTGCTGCAGGGTGACGTGCCTTTCCGCCTCAAGAGCTCCTTCAAGAACTACTACACCATCGTCACCGAGGGGCCGCTGGACCGCGAGCAGGCAGGCGGCGACGCCTACACCCTCACCGTGGTGGCCCGGGACCGCGGCGAGCCGCCGCTGAGCACCAGCAAGTCCATCCAGGTGCGGGTGAGCGACGTGAACGACAACGCGCCGCGCTTCAGCCAGCCCGTCTACCAGGTCTACGTGAGCGAGAACAACGTGCCCGGAGCCTACATCTACGCCGTCAGCGCCACCGACCGGGACCAGGGCGCCAACGCCCAGCTCGCCTACTCCATCCTGGAGAGCCAGATCCAGGGCATGTCCGTCTTCACCTACGTCTCCATCAACTCCGAGAACGGCTTCCTCTACGCCCTCCGCTCCTTCGACTATGAGCAGCTCAAAGAGTTCAGCTTCCAGGTGGAGGCCCGCGACGCCGGCGAGGAGCCGCAGCCGCTGGCCAGCAATGCCACCGTCAACATCATCGTGGTGGACCAGAACGACAACGCCCCCGCCATCGTCAGCCCCCTGCCCGGCCGCAACGGCACCCCGGCGCGGGAGGCGCTGCCCCGCGGCGCCGAGCCGGGCTACCTGGTGAGCCGGGTGGCGGCGGTGGACGCCGACGACGGGGAGAACGCCCGCCTCACCTACAGCATCGTGCGGGGCAACGAGGCCAGCCTCTTCCGCATGGACTGGCGCACAGGGGAGCTGCGGACGGCGCGCAGGGTGCCGGCCAAGCGCGACCCCCAGCGCCCCTACGAGCTGGTCATCGAGGTGCGGGACCACGGGCAGCCGCCGCTCTCCTCAACCGCCGCCATCCAGGTGGTGCTGGTGGACGGCGCGGCCgagcggcccggcggcggcggtggcctgggcgcgggggcgggcgcggggggcggcggtgGCAGCGGCTCCGGTGAACATCGCCCCAGCCGCTCCGGGGGGGACACCTCCCTCGACCTCACTCTCATCCTCATCATCGCTCTGGGCTCCGtctccttcatcttcctgctgGCCATGATCGTGCTGGCCGTGCGCTGCCAGAAGGAGAAGAAGCTCAACATCTACACCTGCCTGGCCAGCGACTGctgcctgggctgctgctgctgttgcccCTGCTGCAGCCGCCAGGCGCGGGCCCGCAAGAAGAAGCTCAGCAAGTCGGACATCATGCTGGTGCAGAGCTCCAACGTGCCCAGCAACCCGGCCCAGGTGCCGGTGGAGGAGTCGGGCAGCTTCGGCTCCCACCACCACAACCAGAACTACTGCTACCAGGTCTGCCTCACCCCCGAGTCCGCCAAGACCGACCTGATGTTCCTCAAGCCCTGCAGCCCTTCCCGCAGCACCGACGCGGAGCACAACCCCTGCGGGGCCATCGTGACCGGCtacgccgaccagcagccagaCATCATCTCCAACGGCAGCATTTTGTCCAGCGAG ACAAAACATCAGCGTGCTGAGCTCAGTTACCTAGTTGACAGACCCCGACGGGTAAACAG TTCTGCATTCCAGGAAGCAGACATAGTAAGCTCTAAGGACAGTGGTCATGGAGACAGTGAGCAAGGAGACAGTGATCATGATGCCACTAATCGAGGTCAATCCTCTG GCATGGATCTCTTCTCCAATTGCACAGAGGAATGTAAAGCACTGGGCCACTCAGATCGGTGCTGGATGCCTTCCTTTGTTCCGTCTGATGGACGCCAAGCTGCAGATTACCGCAGCAATCTGCATGTACCTGGCATGGACTCCGTTCCAGACACTGAAGTGTTTGAAACACCAGAAGCCCAGCCGGGGGCAGAAAGGTCCTTCTCCACCTTCGGCAAAGAGAAGGCCCTTCACAACACTCTGGAGAGGAAGGAGTTGGATGGACTGCTGTCTAATACACGAGCGCCTTACAAACCACCATATTTGA
- the PCDH10 gene encoding protocadherin-10 isoform X3, translating to MIVLFLFALLWMVEGALCQLHYTVQEEQEHGTFVGNIAEDLGLDITKLSARRFQTAPNSRSPYLELNLETGVLYVNEKIDREQICKQSPSCLLHLEVFLENPLELFRVEIEVLDINDNPPSFPEPDLTVEISESATPGTRFPLESAFDPDVGTNSLRTYEITPNSYFSLDVQTQGDGNRFAELVLDKPLDREQQAVHRYVLTAVDGGQPQQRTGTALLTIRVLDSNDNVPAFEQPVYTVSLPENSPPGTLVLQLNATDPDEGQNGEVIYSFSSHISARARELFGIAPRTGRLEVSGELDYEESSVYQVYVQAKDLGPNAVPAHCKVLVRVLDANDNAPEISFSTVKEAVSEAAAPGTVVALFSVSDRDSEENGQVQCELLQGDVPFRLKSSFKNYYTIVTEGPLDREQAGGDAYTLTVVARDRGEPPLSTSKSIQVRVSDVNDNAPRFSQPVYQVYVSENNVPGAYIYAVSATDRDQGANAQLAYSILESQIQGMSVFTYVSINSENGFLYALRSFDYEQLKEFSFQVEARDAGEEPQPLASNATVNIIVVDQNDNAPAIVSPLPGRNGTPAREALPRGAEPGYLVSRVAAVDADDGENARLTYSIVRGNEASLFRMDWRTGELRTARRVPAKRDPQRPYELVIEVRDHGQPPLSSTAAIQVVLVDGAAERPGGGGGLGAGAGAGGGGGSGSGEHRPSRSGGDTSLDLTLILIIALGSVSFIFLLAMIVLAVRCQKEKKLNIYTCLASDCCLGCCCCCPCCSRQARARKKKLSKSDIMLVQSSNVPSNPAQVPVEESGSFGSHHHNQNYCYQVCLTPESAKTDLMFLKPCSPSRSTDAEHNPCGAIVTGYADQQPDIISNGSILSSETKHQRAELSYLVDRPRRVNSSAFQEADIVSSKDSGHGDSEQGDSDHDATNRGQSSGMDLFSNCTEECKALGHSDRCWMPSFVPSDGRQAADYRSNLHVPGMDSVPDTEVFETPEAQPGAERSFSTFGKEKALHNTLERKELDGLLSNTRAPYKPPYLTRKRIC from the exons ATGATTGTGCTATTCCTCTTTGCCTTGCTCTGGATGGTGGAGGGGGCCCTTTGCCAGCTCCATTACACGGTGCAAGAAGAGCAGGAGCATGGCACGTTCGTGGGGAATATCGCCGAGGACCTGGGCTTGGACATTACAAAACTTTCGGCTCGCCGCTTCCAGACGGCGCCCAACTCCCGCAGCCCTTACCTGGAACTCAACCTGGAGACCGGGGTGCTCTACGTGAATGAGAAGATCGACCGGGAGCAGATCTGCAAGCAGagcccctcctgcctgctgcaccTGGAGGTCTTCCTAGAGAACCCCCTCGAGCTGTTCCGAGTGGAGATCGAGGTGCTGGACATCAACGACAATCCGCCCTCCTTCCCGGAGCCCGACCTCACCGTGGAGATCTCGGAGAGCGCCACGCCGGGCACCCGCTTCCCCCTGGAGAGCGCGTTCGACCCCGACGTGGGCACCAACTCGCTGCGCACCTACGAGATCACCCCCAACAGCTACTTCTCTCTCGACGTGCAGACGCAGGGGGACGGCAACCGCTTCGCCGAGCTGGTGCTGGACAAGCCCCTGGACCGGGAGCAGCAAGCGGTGCACCGCTACGTGCTGACCGCAGTGGACGgcgggcagccccagcagcgcaCCGGTACCGCCCTGCTCACcatcagggtgctggactccAATGACAACGTCCCCGCCTTCGAGCAGCCCGTCTACACTGTGTCCCTGCCGGAGAACTCGCCGCCGGGAACCCTGGTGCTGCAGCTCAACGCCACCGACCCCGATGAGGGCCAAAACGGCGAGGTGATCTACTCCTTCAGCAGCCACATCTCGGCCCGCGCCCGGGAGCTCTTCGGCATCGCGCCGCGCACTGGGCGGCTGGAGGTGAGCGGCGAGCTGGACTACGAGGAAAGTAGCGTGTACCAAGTGTACGTGCAAGCCAAGGACCTGGGACCCAACGCCGTGCCAGCGCACTGCAAGGTGCTGGTGCGGGTACTGGACGCCAACGACAACGCGCCCGAGATCAGCTTCTCCACCGTCAAGGAGGCGGTGAGcgaggcggcggcgccgggTACCGTGGTCGCCCTCTTCAGCGTCTCGGACCGTGACTCAGAGGAGAACGGGCAGGTGCAGTGCGAGCTGCTGCAGGGTGACGTGCCTTTCCGCCTCAAGAGCTCCTTCAAGAACTACTACACCATCGTCACCGAGGGGCCGCTGGACCGCGAGCAGGCAGGCGGCGACGCCTACACCCTCACCGTGGTGGCCCGGGACCGCGGCGAGCCGCCGCTGAGCACCAGCAAGTCCATCCAGGTGCGGGTGAGCGACGTGAACGACAACGCGCCGCGCTTCAGCCAGCCCGTCTACCAGGTCTACGTGAGCGAGAACAACGTGCCCGGAGCCTACATCTACGCCGTCAGCGCCACCGACCGGGACCAGGGCGCCAACGCCCAGCTCGCCTACTCCATCCTGGAGAGCCAGATCCAGGGCATGTCCGTCTTCACCTACGTCTCCATCAACTCCGAGAACGGCTTCCTCTACGCCCTCCGCTCCTTCGACTATGAGCAGCTCAAAGAGTTCAGCTTCCAGGTGGAGGCCCGCGACGCCGGCGAGGAGCCGCAGCCGCTGGCCAGCAATGCCACCGTCAACATCATCGTGGTGGACCAGAACGACAACGCCCCCGCCATCGTCAGCCCCCTGCCCGGCCGCAACGGCACCCCGGCGCGGGAGGCGCTGCCCCGCGGCGCCGAGCCGGGCTACCTGGTGAGCCGGGTGGCGGCGGTGGACGCCGACGACGGGGAGAACGCCCGCCTCACCTACAGCATCGTGCGGGGCAACGAGGCCAGCCTCTTCCGCATGGACTGGCGCACAGGGGAGCTGCGGACGGCGCGCAGGGTGCCGGCCAAGCGCGACCCCCAGCGCCCCTACGAGCTGGTCATCGAGGTGCGGGACCACGGGCAGCCGCCGCTCTCCTCAACCGCCGCCATCCAGGTGGTGCTGGTGGACGGCGCGGCCgagcggcccggcggcggcggtggcctgggcgcgggggcgggcgcggggggcggcggtgGCAGCGGCTCCGGTGAACATCGCCCCAGCCGCTCCGGGGGGGACACCTCCCTCGACCTCACTCTCATCCTCATCATCGCTCTGGGCTCCGtctccttcatcttcctgctgGCCATGATCGTGCTGGCCGTGCGCTGCCAGAAGGAGAAGAAGCTCAACATCTACACCTGCCTGGCCAGCGACTGctgcctgggctgctgctgctgttgcccCTGCTGCAGCCGCCAGGCGCGGGCCCGCAAGAAGAAGCTCAGCAAGTCGGACATCATGCTGGTGCAGAGCTCCAACGTGCCCAGCAACCCGGCCCAGGTGCCGGTGGAGGAGTCGGGCAGCTTCGGCTCCCACCACCACAACCAGAACTACTGCTACCAGGTCTGCCTCACCCCCGAGTCCGCCAAGACCGACCTGATGTTCCTCAAGCCCTGCAGCCCTTCCCGCAGCACCGACGCGGAGCACAACCCCTGCGGGGCCATCGTGACCGGCtacgccgaccagcagccagaCATCATCTCCAACGGCAGCATTTTGTCCAGCGAG ACAAAACATCAGCGTGCTGAGCTCAGTTACCTAGTTGACAGACCCCGACGGGTAAACAG TTCTGCATTCCAGGAAGCAGACATAGTAAGCTCTAAGGACAGTGGTCATGGAGACAGTGAGCAAGGAGACAGTGATCATGATGCCACTAATCGAGGTCAATCCTCTG GCATGGATCTCTTCTCCAATTGCACAGAGGAATGTAAAGCACTGGGCCACTCAGATCGGTGCTGGATGCCTTCCTTTGTTCCGTCTGATGGACGCCAAGCTGCAGATTACCGCAGCAATCTGCATGTACCTGGCATGGACTCCGTTCCAGACACTGAAGTGTTTGAAACACCAGAAGCCCAGCCGGGGGCAGAAAGGTCCTTCTCCACCTTCGGCAAAGAGAAGGCCCTTCACAACACTCTGGAGAGGAAGGAGTTGGATGGACTGCTGTCTAATACACGAGCGCCTTACAAACCACCATATTTGA